CCACGTTTACCTTCCAGGGACTCGATCAGGGCAGTTTCCTCACCACAGATGTAAGCACCTGCACCACGTTGTACATATATTTCGAGATCGAAGCCGGTACCCTGGATATTTTTACCCAGCCAGCCGTTCTTTTTAGCATCAGCGATGGCTTCTTCCAGGATATCAGGTATCCAGGCATATTCACCACGGATGTAGATATAGCAGGAATTACAACCCAGTGTATAACTGGAGATCAGCAGGCCTTCGATCAGCAGGTGCGGGATGAATTCCATGAGGTAACGGTCTTTGAACGTACCTGGTTCAGATTCGTCCGCATTACATACCAGATAACGGGGCACACCCTCTGGTTTTGCAATGAAGCTCCATTTCATACCGGTAGGGAAACCGGCGCCACCACGACCTCTCAGTCCACTCTTCTTTACTTCGTCCAGCACCTGTTCAGGGCTCATGCTTTTAAGCGCCTTTTCAGCCGATCCATAACCTCCGTTGGCACGGTATACATCGTAGTACCGGATACCTTCTATGTGCGCTTTGTCAAAAAGTAGTTTGCGTCCCATCTTACTTTTTATAATTGTAGACCGGCGTACCGGCCATTCAAAGTTTTAGTTTGCTTTACTCCTGCATTCCTCAATGATAGCATCTACCTTTTCAGGGGTCAGGTGCTCACGGTAGTGTTTACCCAGCTGCATCATCGGAGCGTATCCGCAGGCGCCCAGGCACTCTACTGTTTTGAGGGTGAACAGTCCATCTGTAGTAGTTTCACCTACGCCGATGTCCAGTTTCTTTTTAATATAGTCAATGATGTTGTCTGAGCCACGCAGCATGCACGGGCCTGTCTGGCATACTTCGAATACGTACTTACCTACAGGCTTCAGGTTATACATCGAGTAAAAAGTAGCCACCTCGTATACTTCGATCGGAGTGATCTGCAGCAGGGATGCTACATAATCCATAGTCTCCGAACTAAGCCATCCGCCAAATTCTTCCTGTGCCAGATGCAGCACCGGAATCAGCGCACTTTTTTGTTTGCCTGCCGGATAACGGGCGATGATCTCTTTTACTTTATTCAGCTTCTCTTCAGAAAACATAACTATGAAAGAAAAAATTAAAAATTAAGCATCCAGTTCACCTGCGATCAGATTCAGGCTACTCATACAGATCACCGCATCACTCAGCATAGCGCCTTTGATCAGTTCTGCGTAAGCCTGGTAGTATATGAAACATGGGCGACGGAAGTGCAGCCTGTAAGGGCTACGGCCACCATCACTGATGAGATAGAATCCCAGTTCCCCGTTGGCGCCTTCTACAGGATTGTACAGTTCGCCCGGCAGGATATCAGATTCACCCATTATAATCTTGAAGTGGTAGATAAGCGCTTCCATTTTGGTATATACAGCGCTCTTTTCAGGCAGGTAGTAAGCAGGTACATCTGCATGGTATATATCTGAAGGCAGATCTTTCAGTTTATCCATTGCCTGGCGGATAATGCTCAGGCTTTCCCACATTTCGGCATTACGTACCAGGAAGCGGTCGTAACAGTCGCCGGTAGTGCCTACAGGGATAGTGAATTCGAAGTCTTCGTAAGAGCAGTAAGGTTGCGCCACGCGTACGTCATAGTCTACGCCTGCAGCACGCAGGTTTGGACCGGTGAAACCGTAGTTGATAGCTCTTTCCGCAGTGATTGGACCTACACCCTGTGTCCTTTCCATGAAGATACGGTTACGGTTCATGAGTGTTTCAAACTCTTTCAGAGCCACCGGATATTCGGCCAGGAAACGTTCGATCTTCTCGAAAGCAGCTGGTGTGAAGTTCCTTTCAAAGCCACCTACACGACCGATGTTGGTCGTAAGACGTGAACCGCATATTTCCTCATAGATCTCATATACCAGTTCACGGTATTTCATGAGGTAAAGGAAACCGGTAAAGGCGCCACTATCCACGCCTACCACACCATTACAGATGAGGTGATCGGTGATACGGGCCAGTTCCATGATAATGATACGGAGGTAGTCAACACGTTTAGGCGTTTTAATGCCCAGCAGTCTTTCTACCGTCATGTGCCATCCCATGTTATTAATAGGCGACGAACAATAGTTCAGACGGTCTGTTAAAGGAGTGATCTGGTAGTAGGGACGACGTTCTGCGATCTTCTCAAATGCACGGTGGATATACCCTACAGTTGATTCTGAACTCACGATACGTTCACCATCTATTTCCAGAATATTCTGAAATACCCCGTGAGTAGCGGGGTGCGTAGGTCCCAGGTTAAGGGTTTGCGTCTGCCTTTCGATAGAGCCTTCCGGCAGTGTAATATGTTGCTCTGACATGTTCAAACGTATAAATTATTAAATGCCAATATGCCCACCGCGGCCGAACATTTCGTCGTCCTTATCGGTACGGGTCTGATCTTCCAGCGGAAATTCCTTACGCATGGGGAAATAGGTCATTTCGTCCACGTTCAGGATACGTTTCAGGTTAGGATGACCTACAAAGTTCACCCCAAAGAAGTCGTATGTTTCCCTTTCCATCCAGTTGGCTGATTCGAACAGCCGGGTAGCTGTGAATACGCGGGTATCCTCAATGCTGGTGTACACTTTAAAACGCAGTCTTACCCGCTCTTTGAAATTGTACAGGTGATATACTACTGCAAGTTCCTCGCCGGTCCTGTTGGGATAATGTACGGCAGTAAGGTCCGTTAAAAAACGAAATTGCAGCTCCTCATCATCGTACAGGAACTGCATTACTTTCAGGTTCAGGTCTTTGGGTGCCGTAAATGACATTGTCCCAAAGGATTCTTCCACCTGGCTGATTGATTCACCAAACTTTTCTGTTAACCTTTGCTTTATATAGTCGTTTGTCAAAGACATTACGATTTCAGATTTTCGATTTCAGATTTGACTTGTTGTGGATTTGACCCTATCTACTGGTATAGTGCCGTGAATTACTGGATACCGTAAGAGTTCAGTAATTCCTTGTATTTATCGCTATGACGGCGACGCAGGCTTTCCTGACCTACCAGGTCCTGTACGCGCATGAATCCGTCGATGATAGCTTCCGGACGCGGAGGGCATCCTGGTACATATACATCTACAGGGATCACCTGGTCAATACCTTGTAAAACGGAGTAGGTATCAAATACACCACCACTGCTGGCGCAGGCACCCACAGCCACTACCCAGCGGGGTTCAGCCATCTGCAGGTATACCTGACGTAATACGGGAGCCATTTTCTTGGAGATGGTACCCATTACCATTAATAAATCACATTGACGTGGAGTGAAAGCCATTCTCTCAGAACCGAAACGCGCCATATCATAAGTAGATGCCATGGTCGCCATAAATTCGATACCACAGCAGGATGTGGCGAATGGCAGCGGCCAGATGGAATTCTTACGGGCCAGACCGATCACCTGATCAAAAGTCGTAGCAAAAAAACCTTCGCCAGAGTACCCACCAGGTACTTCTACCGTCTTCACTTTTTCATTATACTGAACCGGACGTGCCATACCATGTCAGATTTAAAGTTTCCAAATATCAGATTTGACCTAAACGCACACAGATTGCCAAGCCATAGGCAACCTTTTCTGCAATATTTTATATAAAAATCAGTCTTCCCATTTCAGCGCACCCTTCTTCAGGATATAAATAAAACCGCACAAAAAGAATGCTACGAAAATCAACATGGCGTAGAAACCATCCCACTGCAGCTGCTTGAAATTCACTGCATAAGGATAGAAGAAGATCACTTCCACATCGAAAAGCACAAATAAAATAGCGGTAAGAAAATATTTAATGGCTACGGGCTGTCTTGCATTACCTTTTTGCTCGATACCACTTTCAAAGGTAGCAAGTTTGTCGCTTGTTTTACGCTTTGGACCTAAAAAGTGCGTAGCGATCATGGTAATTCCAACAAAGCCAAGCGCCGCCACCAGCTGCATAACGATAGGAAAGTAGCTGAAAGGAGTAGTTGCTGACAATAGTACTGTGTCTGTAAACATAAGCTTCCCTGGATAAAAAAGTTCTCCAAATACGGCAAATTTAGGCTAACTAAAGTTAAAATCAAATCTTATGAGCGATTAAAATATTATCTTTTTTCACCAACCGGCAATAAAAAAGCCTCCTGTCAGGTGACAGGAGGCTTTTTATATACGTTCTGAGTAATTATCTTTTGTTACCCTGAGCTGGTTTAGCTGCTGCTG
The DNA window shown above is from Chitinophaga agri and carries:
- a CDS encoding NADH-quinone oxidoreductase subunit B → MARPVQYNEKVKTVEVPGGYSGEGFFATTFDQVIGLARKNSIWPLPFATSCCGIEFMATMASTYDMARFGSERMAFTPRQCDLLMVMGTISKKMAPVLRQVYLQMAEPRWVVAVGACASSGGVFDTYSVLQGIDQVIPVDVYVPGCPPRPEAIIDGFMRVQDLVGQESLRRRHSDKYKELLNSYGIQ
- a CDS encoding NADH-quinone oxidoreductase subunit C; translation: MSLTNDYIKQRLTEKFGESISQVEESFGTMSFTAPKDLNLKVMQFLYDDEELQFRFLTDLTAVHYPNRTGEELAVVYHLYNFKERVRLRFKVYTSIEDTRVFTATRLFESANWMERETYDFFGVNFVGHPNLKRILNVDEMTYFPMRKEFPLEDQTRTDKDDEMFGRGGHIGI
- a CDS encoding NADH-quinone oxidoreductase subunit D; amino-acid sequence: MSEQHITLPEGSIERQTQTLNLGPTHPATHGVFQNILEIDGERIVSSESTVGYIHRAFEKIAERRPYYQITPLTDRLNYCSSPINNMGWHMTVERLLGIKTPKRVDYLRIIIMELARITDHLICNGVVGVDSGAFTGFLYLMKYRELVYEIYEEICGSRLTTNIGRVGGFERNFTPAAFEKIERFLAEYPVALKEFETLMNRNRIFMERTQGVGPITAERAINYGFTGPNLRAAGVDYDVRVAQPYCSYEDFEFTIPVGTTGDCYDRFLVRNAEMWESLSIIRQAMDKLKDLPSDIYHADVPAYYLPEKSAVYTKMEALIYHFKIIMGESDILPGELYNPVEGANGELGFYLISDGGRSPYRLHFRRPCFIYYQAYAELIKGAMLSDAVICMSSLNLIAGELDA
- a CDS encoding NADH-quinone oxidoreductase subunit A, with translation MFTDTVLLSATTPFSYFPIVMQLVAALGFVGITMIATHFLGPKRKTSDKLATFESGIEQKGNARQPVAIKYFLTAILFVLFDVEVIFFYPYAVNFKQLQWDGFYAMLIFVAFFLCGFIYILKKGALKWED
- a CDS encoding NADH-quinone oxidoreductase subunit NuoE family protein, whose product is MFSEEKLNKVKEIIARYPAGKQKSALIPVLHLAQEEFGGWLSSETMDYVASLLQITPIEVYEVATFYSMYNLKPVGKYVFEVCQTGPCMLRGSDNIIDYIKKKLDIGVGETTTDGLFTLKTVECLGACGYAPMMQLGKHYREHLTPEKVDAIIEECRSKAN